Proteins co-encoded in one Myripristis murdjan chromosome 4, fMyrMur1.1, whole genome shotgun sequence genomic window:
- the LOC115358070 gene encoding chloride channel CLIC-like protein 1 has protein sequence MLQRSVRMHLIVLVCSMALSALGQAEDDWIDPYDMLNYDATTKTMRKPPEPVNYPNVPTTRRQYSEDSDPAGLTACHQQVAVLQREIEDQKKKLTVLSQQPTCNPVFRRFLTRLLKEIERVGQPTDHKDVHYDAKVRLSKQAVMEIRKLLEGEDSWRTGALDDAVSQILVDFKPHDYEAWRWHFEDTFGVEVDTVLKVCLCVLVIVAIICTQLWSVVSWFVQFKRMFAICFFVSIVWNWFYLYKIAFAEHQNNVVKMDSIYQKCTGMRRIDWTDSLKEWFRSTWTLQDDPCKRYYEVLMVNPILLVPPTKAISVTITTFITDPMKHFGQGISEFLRALLKDLPITLQIPVLLTIVLSIVVCMYGGVQAVFQHGITAPLRRRRRGPPPPPLEQRQPQPLRLRNEDQDYLAGGDVPQHIPRARANQGRPDRPHVRQRRANGVREERARVNVETLRTVSQLYGEDVPDAHQAEEDPDTEQPESLSASDSDSQTEGHSDDQQERLRGASASNAGRDLQVKRTEAKAKPAPAKAKPTEPSSDLSQARAKPLTTNANKSQAHNRDSNTAAERPAGLSQTAADSDAQVVEASGEDRIATASMEHIESIGSPVQETSPTSLAQ, from the exons ATGTTGCAGCGCTCCGTCAGGATGCACCTCATTGTCCTGGTATGCAGCATGGCACTGTCTGCACTGGGACAAGCGGAGGACGACTGGATCGACCCGTACGACATGCTCAACTACGATGCAACCACCAAAACAATGAGAAAGCCTCCCGAG CCCGTAAACTATCCCAATGTGCCAACGACAAGAAGACAGTATAGTGAGGACTCCGACCCAGCTGGGCTGACAGCGTGTCACCAACAAGTAGCTGTGTTACAGAGAGAG ATTGAAGATCAGAAGAAGAAACTCACAGTGCTGTCACAGCAGCCCACATGCAATCCTGTGTTCAGGCGATTCCTCACCAGGCTCCTGAAGGAGATAGAACGAGTTGGTCAG CCCACAGACCACAAGGACGTCCACTATGATGCCAAAGTGAGGCTGTCCAAACAAGCCGTGATGGAGATCCGAAAGCTTCTGGAAGGTGAAGACAGCTGGAGAACGGGGGCGTTGGATGACGCTGTGAGCCAGATCCTGGTGGATTTCAAACCACATGACTACGAGGCCTGGAGGTGGCATTTTGAGGACACTTTTGGCGTGGAGGTTGACACGGTCCTGAAG gtgtgtttgtgtgttttggtcatAGTGGCCATCATCTGCACTCAGCTGTGGTCAGTGGTCTCCTGGTTTGTCCAGTTCAAGAGAATGTTTGCCATCTGCTTCTTCGTCAGTATCGTTTGGAACTGGTTTTATCTGTACAAG ATTGCCTTTGCTGAGCATCAAAACAACGTGGTGAAGATGGACAGCATCTATCAGAAATGCACTGGCATGAGGAGGATTGACTGGACCGATAGCTTGAAGG AGTGGTTCAGAAGCACCTGGACTCTACAGGATGACCCCTGTAAGAGATACTATGAAGTCCTGATGGTCAACCCCATCCTGCTGGTACCTCCAACCAAG GCCATATCAGTCACGATCACAACCTTCATCACGGACCCGATGAAGCATTTTGGACAGGGGATCAGCGAGTTCCTCCGAGCCCTCCTCAAAGACCTGCCAATCACCCTGCAGATCCCTGTTCTTCTCACGATTGTGCTCTCCATTGTG gtgtgtatgtatggagGTGTGCAAGCAGTTTTCCAGCATGGCATCACTGCACCATTACGCCGTCGTCGAAGgggcccccctcctccaccactgGAGCAGCGCCAGCCTCAGCCTCTCCGCCTGAGGAACGAAGACCAGGACTACTTGGCAGGCGGAGATGTCCCTCAACACATCCCAAGAGCCCGAGCCAACCAGGGCAGACCAGACAGGCCTCATGTCCGTCAAAGGCGGGCTAATGGAGTGAGGGAGGAGCGTGCCAGGGTGAATGTGGAGACCCTGCGCACTGTCAGCCAGCTCTACGGCGAGGACGTGCCTGACGCTCATCAGGCAGAGGAGGATCCTGACACAGAGCAGCCAGAgagcctctctgcctctgacagTGACTCTCAGACTGAGGGACATTCAGACGACCAGCAGGAGAGGCTCAGAGGAGCTAGTGCTAGCAATGCAGGCAGGGACCTGCAGGTGAAACGCACTGAAGCCAAAGCAAAGCCAGCCCCTGCTAAAGCAAAACCCACTGAACCAAGTTCAGACTTATCACAAGCAAGAGCTAAACCTTTGACCACGAATGCAAACAAATCCCAAGCTCATAACAGAGATAGTAACACAGCGGCTGAGAGGCCAGCGGGGCtgtcacaaacagcagcagacagtgaTGCTCAG